Genomic DNA from Perca flavescens isolate YP-PL-M2 chromosome 14, PFLA_1.0, whole genome shotgun sequence:
ATCATTTGAAGgcccgtttaaaaaaaaaaaaaaacttgtcttGTAGAAGTACCTACTAGAGCAAATTAACCTTTTAAGCCACATTATCCTGTGTAGGCTGCCTGATTTCTGCCCTGATATGTTTTTGGTGTCTATGTTATGTGAATgccctttttaaaatgtcctgAACTGAATTCTCTTTCTTCTCCAGGTACCACCAGAGGGTGTTATACATAGACATTGACATCCACCACGGTGATGGAGTGGAGGAGGCCTTCTACACCACAGACAGGGTCATGACTGTCTCTTTCCACAAGTATGGGGAATACTTCCCTGGCACTGGAGACCTCagggtgtgtttttgtttttccctttttaagATCATCGGCGTGTCTTGTGCAAATGCGGGCATTAATTCAATATCTCCCAATGTGTGCAGGACATCGGAGCTGGAAAGGGCAAGTACTATGCAGTAAACTACCCGCTTCGAGATGGTATTGACGATGAGTCCTACGAAGCCATCTTCAAACCTGTAAGTCTGCTCTTATTTAGGTACTACGTAATCAATCAGACGGTTTCTTCGAGCttgtttgtcagtgtgtgtgtgtgtgtgtgtgtgtgtgtgtgtgtgtgtgtgtgtgtgtgtgtgtgtgtgtgtgtgtgtgtgtgtgtgtgtgtgtgtgtgtgtgtgtgtgtgttagatcaTGGCTAAAGTCATGGAGATGTACCAGCCAAGTGCTGTTGTACTCCAGTGTGGAGCGGATTCTCTTTCTGGGGACCGACTGGGGTGCTTCAACCTCACCATCAAAGGTATAAACACAATTCACTCTTCCCACGACAATACCGCAAAGTCCTTTTGCGCTTCGGAGAATTTGACAGTTGTGTGTTCTTTCCAGGCCACGCCAAATGCGTTGAGTACATCAAAAGTTTCAACCTGCCCCTGCTGATGCTGGGCGGCGGCGGCTACACCATTCGCAACGTGGCCCGCTGCTGGACGTACGAAACCGCCGTGGCCTTGGACTGCTCCATCCCCAACGAGCTGCCCTACAACGATTACTTTGAGTACTTTGGGCCCGACTTCAAGCTGCACATCAGCCCGTCCAATATGACCAACCAGAACACCAACGAATACCTGGAGAAGATCAAGCAGCGTCTGTTTGAAAACCTCCGTATGCTGCCTCACGCCCCTGGTGTCCAGATGCAGGCGATCCCCGAGGATGCCCCCCACCCGGACAGCGgcgacgaggaggaggaggaggacccCGACAAACGCGTCTCTAGTAAGAGACTTCTACAGGCATAGATTTAGACGGGATCACAAGAAAATGGTCACCTGCATCGACGTGATACACGTGACAGGGCTCGGGTTGTAAagattcaatttattatttatagtgtcagATCATTACAGAAGTTATCCCAGGACACTACAGATAGAGTAAGATGTATCCTACACGATTGTCCAGCTCTAGTCTGTGTTTGCTCTTAAAGGAAAATGAATGACCTATGCCTAAACCAAcggtgtgtgttctgtgtttcaGTCCGGGCCCACGACAAGAGGATAGCCTGCGAGGAGGAGTTTTCTGACTCTGAGGATGAGATGGAGGGGCAGGGAGGAGGCCGCAGGAACGCGGCCAACCACAAGAAGGTGAAACGAGTGaagaaggaggaagagaaggaaggagaggaaaagaaaggtaAGACTTGATTCTCAAGCCCCACTGGTATTTGTAGAGGAGTAAATATTGTAATAATCACTCTTGTTTTTCTGCCTCCTAGaagtgaaagaggaggagaaggaggaagagaagatggACACATCAGGGTAAGATCAAGCACATTCTGATTTAATTATTAGaatatgaacattttaaacCCGGTAGGGTGAAAACATGTGGATAGTAACAGTTTTTTCAAGTTGCAAGAAGCACTACTGAATAAATTAAAAGCTGAACGTTTATGTACACTACACCAGTCTTTGAGCTTAGAGCTGTTTTCACATGCActaattcacttctcgttcctcgccTACAAGTTCAAGTCATTTGGACTTTAGTCGTGCAACCTAGCCCCTATTTTCACCTCTTGCTGAGTAACGTGCATTAACATCCCATggtctcttgaatgtagcatacctgtagcaagctccttcaAAGTAGCtagcggtaaaaaaaaaaaaaaaaaaaaaactgttgaagaG
This window encodes:
- the LOC114568387 gene encoding probable histone deacetylase 1-B; the protein is MALSQGTKKKVCYYYDGDVGNYYYGQGHPMKPHRIRMTHNLLLNYGLYRKMEIYRPHKASGEEMTKYHSDDYIKFLRSIRPDNMSEYSKQMQRFNVGEDCPVFDGLFEFCQLSTGGSVAGALKLNKQQTDIAINWAGGLHHAKKSEASGFCYVNDIVLAILELLKYHQRVLYIDIDIHHGDGVEEAFYTTDRVMTVSFHKYGEYFPGTGDLRDIGAGKGKYYAVNYPLRDGIDDESYEAIFKPIMAKVMEMYQPSAVVLQCGADSLSGDRLGCFNLTIKGHAKCVEYIKSFNLPLLMLGGGGYTIRNVARCWTYETAVALDCSIPNELPYNDYFEYFGPDFKLHISPSNMTNQNTNEYLEKIKQRLFENLRMLPHAPGVQMQAIPEDAPHPDSGDEEEEEDPDKRVSIRAHDKRIACEEEFSDSEDEMEGQGGGRRNAANHKKVKRVKKEEEKEGEEKKEVKEEEKEEEKMDTSGPKEEVKAT